The following coding sequences are from one Arthrobacter sp. PvP023 window:
- a CDS encoding pyridoxamine 5'-phosphate oxidase family protein — MNIMTPPEGQLSIDQCWVMLDTEVVGRIALIVDGHPEIFPVNFVLQRRTVVFRTAGGTKLWAAMTAKPVAFEIDGYDAHEEMAWSVVARGEAELIETQDEKDEVDALFLEPWQPGDKDYYVRLAPKALTGRRFKVKKPDMWNTRLSDPRRAAFE; from the coding sequence ATGAACATCATGACGCCGCCCGAGGGCCAGTTGTCCATTGACCAGTGCTGGGTAATGCTCGACACCGAGGTGGTCGGGAGGATCGCGCTCATTGTCGACGGCCACCCGGAAATCTTCCCGGTTAATTTCGTGCTCCAGCGCCGCACTGTCGTCTTCCGGACGGCCGGCGGGACCAAGCTGTGGGCAGCCATGACGGCCAAGCCCGTGGCTTTTGAGATTGACGGCTACGACGCTCATGAAGAGATGGCCTGGAGCGTGGTTGCCCGCGGCGAAGCCGAGCTAATCGAAACCCAGGACGAAAAAGACGAAGTGGACGCCCTGTTCCTGGAGCCATGGCAGCCGGGCGACAAGGACTACTACGTACGGCTGGCGCCCAAGGCACTCACCGGCCGACGGTTCAAGGTCAAGAAGCCGGACATGTGGAACACGCGGCTGTCCGATCCCCGTCGCGCCGCGTTCGAGTAG
- a CDS encoding universal stress protein has translation MNEAKDVRTIIVGVDGSEASVEALKQGHGLADKLGAQLVAMACWDYPPVYDGYVAMGINDFDVRAGEILQETVAKAFGTETPPNVETKLVQGRPRNTLIDASRDADMLIVGRRGHGGFGGLLLGSVSSACVAHAHCPVLVVHTPEKR, from the coding sequence ATGAATGAGGCCAAGGACGTCCGGACGATCATTGTTGGAGTCGATGGCTCAGAGGCCTCAGTGGAGGCCCTGAAACAGGGACACGGGCTTGCGGACAAGCTTGGAGCACAGCTCGTCGCGATGGCATGCTGGGATTACCCGCCCGTGTACGACGGCTACGTGGCCATGGGAATCAACGACTTCGACGTGCGTGCCGGGGAGATCCTTCAGGAAACAGTGGCCAAGGCGTTCGGGACGGAAACACCGCCGAACGTCGAAACCAAGCTGGTGCAGGGACGCCCAAGGAATACCCTCATTGACGCGAGCCGGGATGCCGACATGCTCATAGTCGGAAGGCGGGGCCATGGCGGCTTCGGCGGCCTGCTGCTGGGCTCGGTGAGTTCTGCCTGTGTGGCCCACGCGCATTGCCCGGTACTGGTTGTGCACACCCCAGAGAAGCGCTGA